tcccccttctctctctctctctgtctctctctctcactcctctctctctaaaaaaatcaataaataaaatattaaaaacaaaacaaacaaaaaaaaaaccctgggcttgcctggtcaaggcacatatggaaggtaatgcttcctgcttctctctctctctctctctcctctctaaaatgaattaaaaatctaaaataagtaaataaataacaaagtaaGGAATACAGTGCAGAGTGTGGTaacatttaggtttttaaaaatgtgtgtgtgtgtgtgtgtgtgtgtgtgtaggcttGCTCACATGTAAGCATaggaacaaataagaaaaaaaaatgtcggTCTGCACAATTTGgctctgttgccctgtgtcagccatatgcggctggcatatttaataaatttcctcctttaataaaacttttcagcctgaccaggtggtggcgcagtggataaagcgttggactggtatGCCGAGgatctaggttcgagaccccaaggtcgccagcttgagtgcgggctcatctggtttgagcaaagctcaccagcttggacccaaggtcgctggctcaagcaaggggttactcggtctgctgaaggcccgctgtcaaggcacatatgagaaagtaatcaatgaacaactaaggtgtcgcaatgcgcaacagaaaactaatggttgatgcttctcatctctctattcctgtctatccctctctctgactctctgtctctgtaaaaaaaaaaaaaaaaaaaaaaaaaaatttcaaaaacttatttggcccACGTGCCTCTATGAATACCCGCGGATTGAtggatttagttactttacaacactTGGCACCCGACGTGAGACCTACAGTGTTTCGCGTCACCGAGTAGAGGCCCCTGAATTGGACGGACTCTACGGGGAGCTGCCCAGGGCCCGCTTGAGAGCCGAGGAGAGGTGCGCCACCTGAGACTTCCAGGGCTCCTGGTCCTCCTGTGGGGTTCGGACAGTTCCCTGGTAGACACCCTCGGTTCCCACATTTGACAATTTGGACTatttggcagagaaataaaagaagtaagaaaaaaaaatgtctatccTCAGGAACTTACAGTCTGAGGAAAAATCAGTGAAATAACAGAAAATAGATAATTATGTACTGAAATATCATTAATTATGTACTAAAAGTCCAAAAACTAGAGATTCACTGACCATACATTTTACCTAAAAATCAGCACCAAAAGACATAAGAAAATGTTCATAAGCCTTCCACTATATCAGTTTTGTCTTGCTGCTGACTGATTAACCCATCAAGAGTCTCAGACCAGATACAGGTACTTTATAAATCTGGCCCCATCCTATTTCTCACTGCACCCTATTAAGAAACAGTCCAGCTCATCTACCATTGTAAATGACTCTTTCCTCCCCATAATAGTTACCACTTAGCTAAAGACacaatctcatttaattcttgcaACAATCCCATCAGGTAAGTATTATTTTCTTACCTAAGAGATCACTCCCTTTTACAAGAAATTGAGGCTTACAGTGAATAAGCCACTTTTCCAGAGTCACTGAATTGTTCAGTAATAGAGCTGGGATGTGCAGGCAGGTTTGTCCAACTCCCAAATCcacattttctgtcaccgtgCTCCAATGTTTCCCAACAGCATGAACTGCTGTCTTTGTGGGTCTTGTCCCCCTTTTCACAAAACGTGCATTGGTGCCCTGGCACTGCTATCTGGGTGGGTCTTGGGGTCGcacagcccctccctcccagtgGAAAAGCTCCTCAAAAAGAAACATGTTGAActtgactaggtggtggctcagtggatagagcatcagactgggatgcagaggacccaggttcaagacctcgaggtcaccagcttgaacacgggctcatctggtttgagcaaagctcaccagcttggacccaaggttgctggcttgagcaaggggttactcagtctgatgtagccccacggtcaaggcacatatgaaaaagcaatcaatgaacaactaaagtgccacaacaaaaaactgatgattgatgcttctcatctctctgtgttcctgtctgtctgtccctatctatccctctctctgactcttgctctgtctctgtaaaaaaataaaaattaaaaaataaagtactgcctgaccaggcggtggtgcagtggatagagcgtcggactgggatgcagaggacccaggttcgagaccccaaggttgccagcttgagcgtgggctcatctggtttgaacaaaacaaggtcaccagcttggacccaaggtcgctggctcgagcaaggggttgctcggtcggctgaaggccctatggtcaaggcacatatgagagggcaatcaatgaacaactaacatgtcgcaacgaaaaaaaactgatgattgatgcttctcatctctcttcattcctatctgtctgtccctctgactctctctctgtccctgtaaaaaaaataaaaaataaaaaaaataaagtactctttaaaaaataagaaaaattaaaaaaaaaaaaagctcaccagctcggacccaaggtcgctgtctcaagtaaggggttacttggtctgttgaaagcccgtggtcaaggcacatatgagaaagcaatcaatgaacaactaaggtgtcgcaatgcgcaaggaaaaactaatgattgatgcttctcatctctccggtcctgtctgttcctgtctgacactctctctgtctctgtaaaaaaaagaaacatgttgagaaatgggttggggtgggggaaggtctAGAATCTTTACCCCAAATCTCCCAACACACACTGGTTCTGACCTTAGGTGAGAACCCTTCCTGAGAGTTTGCATCCCACCCACGCCCCTTCCCCTTATCTCTAGCAGCTCCTGACTGACCACAGTAAGCCTAGACCTAGGTAGGACCAGTTGGGTCACTTGCCCATGTTTCACCCACAGCCTTATGCTCCAGGTTGCGGGGGAAGTGGGGGGTGGGCGCTGCTCAGAAGGCGGAGCCAGTATTTGTTGaaatgggaaagggggaggggcaggcagctgCCCACCTAGCCAGGTCCCTCTGGCAGACACTTGTCAAGGCTGCAGGGGAATGTTTGTATCCGAGTTGATTCCTATCGCCAATGACAAGGAACTGCCCTGCACCTGACTGACTAGTTTCAATACTAGGAAttgatatgggggggggggggcagaatgcCATGGGTAGCCTGGCAATCAGGCCTCCCCCCCAGCCCCACAATGATAGCATAGTGCTCACCATGCACAGATCAATTTTGAACGCTTACATGTGTTACTTAATCTGCACAACAACTCCATGAAGTAGCTACTGTACTACTATCACcatttttcaggtgaggaaataaaaacaataacgtATAATATGACCAAGAGCAACAGCTAGTAAGAACTGGTTATCCATCTTTAAACAGGGATAGAATGCCTGCCCATCATCTAATGCAAGGAATTTTGTAGGCCATCAACTCCCATGCATTGACAACAAGTTAGTATGTGCAAATCTGGAACCGTTACAGTCCTTCCACCTCTTCGGATATAAGAAAGACTTTTCCAGTGGAGCCCAGTTAATGTGGGTACAGAAAGTTCCTGGAAAGGTCCTAaagaagtggtaaaaaaaaagtgttggccgATATGGAAAGTGGCTGGGTAGACCAAGAGAGAAATTTACTTTTCACTGTGATTATAAACAagatatttaaatttaacttaagCAAATGTAAAGGTCTGCGTAGTCACAGGTGAATCTGGCTCGGGCTTCTGCTCCAAAGACGGCGCGGATAAGCATAGGCCTGACGGAGCCTCGGTGGCGGGCTGGCCTCGCCCACCATTACCGGCGAGCTACAAGAGTCCCTCCCGACGACACCAGACGGGGCATTCGTAAATGAGGAAGAGCGGAGGGAGTCTGCTCATTGGCGCTCTGCGCCCCTCCTGTCGCCAGGCACTCGGGCGTCCTGAGCGCAGCGCACAAGCTTTGGAGGGTGGAAGCCCCGCCCGGGCCGCAAGAAGAAAAGGTCGCCCGCTCCGCCCtgtcccgccccgccccgccaaATTTAAGAGCCTTCGCCGACGGCtgggactggccctggccagtaggtcTCCCTATCGTAGGGTGTTCTCTCGCCCCTCGCGCTGCCTCCGCGCGCGGGCCCGGCCAGGACTGCGCCATGCCCAGGCCCGAGAGCGACCAGGTGCGGTCCCCGCGCTCAGGCTGCTCTCCAGCGCCCGAGCCCCCCGCGCTTCAGCGCAGCTTCGCGGACCCGAGCAGGTCCTGCGCTCCCAGGCACCTCGAGTCCTCGTTCTCCGTCGAGGCCATCCTGGCAAGGCCCGAGCCCCGAGCGCCTGCCGCCTCCCTGCTGCCCGTCTCTGACTGCGCCGCCTCGGGCATCTGGACCGCTCCCTCCTGGTCTCCGGCCTCGGTTCTACCTTGGGCGTGCCCGGCTACATTGCTGCCCGCCTACCTGAGCGTGGGGCTCTACCAGCCGTTCCCCGAGTCCCCTATGCTGGGGCTGCGCGTGGCTCACCTCTGCGGCCGCCAGGGCCTCGGCGTCACAGGTATGAAGTGCCCCGGTGCCCACGTCCAGGGAAGCGGCGGGGTAGCTGAAGAGTGGAGGCCACGACAGTATGCAGAGAATAGAAGTCCCTGAATTTGAGAACCGCACACGGCTGGAGTGGGAAGGGGCCCTATGACACTTGACCTTGCAGTTGAAACTAAGGCCCGAGGAAACTCTCTGAGAACAGCCGCTGGCGCCAGACTTCCCCGCAGGCTGCTGAGGCGGGGAGAAGGTGTGTGTGAGGGCGGGTGCAGATCCAGAGACAGGCCAGTGGGCCAGCGCAAGGCTCTGAAGGCTACCTAGGCCAAGGTTGGAACTGCAGGGGACTCCGCCCAGGACTTTGTCCTTAATGAGGGATTTATAGAGTCCTTTGCTCCCTCCCACATCCCCTTTGGAGAGCGCTTGGAGGCACAGACTATTCTCCAAAGTAGCTCTCATAGTGAACTCATAGCCCTTCTTAGCCAGGTGAAGCAGATGCTACAGGCGGTGCTGTTCAGCGGGGAGCTGCTAGGAGCTGGCCAATCCCCGGAACCCAAGGCAGCCTCGCTGTTCACGTCTGTCTGAGCTTATCTCCACACTGAACCACTCTGAGCCTGCTTGCTTATAGTGCAGACACTTATATCCCTATGAGAATTTCACTGTTGTGGCAACTCTCCTCTAGCATTAACGTCCACCAGTAAGAGAAAAACCTTTTGTGGCTCTCTAGTTCATGCTTCCCCATGTCTCTATGAAGAAAACCAGCAAAGTCAGTGCAAGCCTTATCAACCCCCTTAAGATTGTTGTAACACAGTCCTACCTATTTCTACTCCCTGCGGttctcccaccttctctttcCTCAACCCCTTTCAGTTGGAGAGAAACCCTAGGTTCCCAACCCCATCCAAATCCATGCCACTGCAGCTGGGAGCGATGTCCATCACCCCAAGTCACATTTTTCTAACCTCCCCACATGCCTGAGGTCTGAATTGCAGTTACTACTTAATATTAAAGTGGTCTCATTTTCAAGTTACTGGTAGTTTTTGCATAGGTATTATAGTCACACAgttcaaatgtcaaaatatttatttagatggAGAAATTTCTTCTATCACTAGGTGGCTGACCTCCAGTCACCTAGTTTCCCCCACCCACAAGCAACCAATGACaccagtttctttatttttccagcaGTATTTTATGCATATTTAATACCTGACTATAAACACACATACTTTCCCCCCACACCAGACACTCTCTTCTGCACCTTACTTTTTTCAGTTGACCATATAGCTTGGAGATTTGTCCATAACAATCCATACAGACCTTCTTTACACCTCAAAGTGGTCCACTGTAAGGATGTACTACAATTTATTTAATCAGGCCTCTTGCTATTATGCTGATGCTTATGGTAAGCCTGGTGGGCCCAGTGGTTGGTGTCCTGGGCAGCCACGGTCCTGGCCTCACTCCGCCTTCACTGGAGCAGCCTGGGAGCCTCCCCAAAGCTAATGGGAACTGAGTGGCTTAGCACTAACTTCGGTTCCTCTATCTGAAACACTTCCCTTCCAGATCACCCAATGGCtcactttttcattcttttttagttATAACTCAGGTACTGTGCCTTGGTAGACGAATCTTTAACCTCAGCGAGCTAAATAGCACCTTTGTGTGTATTAGAAAAAGTCACTTCTTCCTTCAGGCAGACACAGCACTTTGTCAGGGGGCAACAATTGGCCTGTGGAGAGTAGGCAGAATTTCAGGCTCCACTTACGCTCTCAGCTGAGTACTCATGCACAGGGCACAAGCTGTACATAGTGGCTCCGTTCAAACGTGACCACAGTGAGGTAGCTCACCTTTCTAAGGTTGCAAACTATCCCCcacagcatacacacacacattcaactTTTCCTTCCCTGCTTAAGTCTTTGTGTTACCACTAGTCATTGTCTGACATACTCAATACTTTCTACTTTTATACAGGGATTTTCTATTTTGTCCTGGAAccatgcctgacacatagtagacaTTCAGAAAGTATTGGTTTAATGAATGAAGAGGGGGAACCCTTGAGGGTCCCTTCTCTGCCCATCCTGTAGGGTTTGCTGAGGTAGCCAAGGAGAGACGGAGGTTTGGCAATGCCTCTTAGGGCCAGAGGTTAAACCACTCAGCTGGAGAATAGTAGAGGCAGAAGAAGTCACAACATTGTCCCTCTATCTCACTTGTTCTCTATTAGTTCTGGACAGTTTCTTCCCATTATGTCTCTTACTGTGTTACCTGGCCAAAGGCAAGATGGAGCACTGGGGCTGTGAGCTTGCTTTCACCCCTCCGAGATGGATAGGTTGGTGGGTGCTGGCTAACCTCCTCTCCTGCTGGTTACTCTTTAGGTTTGGAGCTGGCTCACTGCCCAGGCCTCTGGAGTCCCCCAGACTGTGCCCCAGCAGAAGACTTTCAGGACACTGAGAGACCACAGAAGAGGATTCGAACTATGTTTAAGTTGGAGCAGCTGGAAGAGTTGGAGAAAGTGTTTGCAAAACAGCACAACCTAGTAGGAAAGAGCAGATCCCAGCTAGCAGCCCAGCTCAACCTTACAGAGAACCAGGTAGGAGCCGGGACTCCTGTGTGGCCTAGGCTGCAGCTAGGACAGACACTGTTCTCCGGAAGGCCCTGTGTGGTGGCTGGAAGACATGGGCTTccttcctctgtgccaggcagtTGGCGGAGACAGGCCTAATTATTGGCATACTCTCTGTGTGATGAGAAAAATGGCCCCATTTGAAATTACATTATGGAAACAACACATGATATTAATCTAGATATTAATCTAGAACTTTATATTTCCATGCTAAATAAGGGGCTGACAGGAAAATTAAGTAGCTAGTCAAagagttaaatattaaaaataataaacatgccCTTGACCCTTCCCCCATACTCCCTTCCAGCTCCTGCAccatttctctgctcttttcatgGACAAATTTCTCAAAAACTAGTTATGTTCATTGTCTCCATGTCCTCACTTCCCATCTACTCCTTAATTCATTCCAATATGAATTCCTGCCCTATCATTCCTTTGAAACTTCTTATCCAGGTCTCTAATGACCTCTGTGTTGTCAAAGTCAAATTACGCTTTCCTGTCTTATCTTACTCCACCACTCGGTACAGTTGACTTCTTATTGAAACACACTCTTCTCTTGGCCTCCAGACACCACATTCTCTTGGTTTCCCTCTCAGTGCCCTCCCACTTCTTCTCTGTTGTTGTTATAGGCTATACTCCCTTTTGTGACTTCA
The Saccopteryx bilineata isolate mSacBil1 chromosome 3, mSacBil1_pri_phased_curated, whole genome shotgun sequence DNA segment above includes these coding regions:
- the NOTO gene encoding homeobox protein notochord → MPRPESDQVRSPRSGCSPAPEPPALQRSFADPSRSCAPRHLESSFSVEAILARPEPRAPAASLLPVSDCAASGIWTAPSWSPASVLPWACPATLLPAYLSVGLYQPFPESPMLGLRVAHLCGRQGLGVTGLELAHCPGLWSPPDCAPAEDFQDTERPQKRIRTMFKLEQLEELEKVFAKQHNLVGKSRSQLAAQLNLTENQVRIWFQNRRVKYQKQQKLKPSAASAVSASQDEPSSSSDTITQREDAESGVDSQGLGWRFNPGCLG